The DNA segment TTCGCCCATTAAAGCGGTACGCGAGCTGGGTTCAGAACGTCGTGAGACAGTTCGGTCCCTATCCGTCGTGGGCGTAGGAAATTTGAGAGGAGCTGTCCTTAGTACGAGAGGACCGGGATGGACGTATCAATGGTGTACCAGTTGTCACGCCAGTGGCATAGCTGGGTAGCTAAATACGGAAGGGATAAGAGCTGAAAGCATCTAAGCATGAAGCCCCCCTCGAGATGAGATTTCCCACGGATATTAAGACCCCTTGAAGACGACAAGGAGAATAGGTTAGGAGTGTAAGTGTGGTAACACATGTAGCTGACTAAAACTAATAGGTCGAGGACTTAATCAAGTGAAGTTCTGAAAAATTTGTTGACAAGAGAAGAAAAGATGATATAATATATGTATGAAGTTTTCGTCTGGTGGCGATAGCGAAGAGGACACACCTGTACCCATACCGAACACAGAAGTTAAGCTCTTTAGCGTCGAATGTAGTTGGGTTTACGCCCTGCAAGACTAGAACGTTGCCAGGCAACTGAGAGAACCTTCCTTTCGGAAGGTTCTTTTTTTATGAAAGATAGTTTGAAAAAATATCCTAACTAACTTAAGGTTAGCTAGGATTGTTTTTTATTTTTTTGTTTGATGGATAAAAGGTAGGCGTTCCGCTGGTTTTATTTCTCCCATTATAGAGTATATATAATCTTTTGTGGCTAGTAACGCATGACCACAAGGAGCTTCAAAAGGTATTTCATCTAGTTTATACCAAGTATTTTCTTTTAGATTATAAACCAATTCTTTTTTGTTCCAGTTGAAATCTTTAACAGGGCGACGGAAGTAATCATTACGGTATTTATCTTTTTCTTTACCTATTAAAGTACTAAGATTAAATACTGCTTCTTTCCAAACATCTTTGTCAAAACCGCCGATAACTAGCATTTCATTTTCATTAAGAGGTGCCCAATCTGCCCCTAGTAGAGAAATTTCTTCATTATCGATAATGACATCAGCAAGTTTTTCCCAAGTTTTATTTGTTAAATTAAACTTATAACCGTCATTGAAAGTTATATCTGCGCCACCGCCATAAATATATAATTCGTTATTGTAAATACAACTAATAGTTTGTGAGCGTAATTTCCCAGGAAATTCACCAATAACATCGAAATCTTTAGTGCATAGGTTATATGAATAAAGTTCATTAGTATTTTTTCCATTAATAGAGCCAATACCAAAGTAAAGGACGTTGTTATCTACCTCGGCAATAGTATTTTCTACGGTAAACGGTAATGTACCAAATACATTAACAACAAGTTTGTCATCAACTACAGTGAATACTAAAATTTCAGATAAATTTTCTTCTTTTGTAGCAATATAATAAAGTTTATTATCAGCAACAGCAGAAGGACCGTAAGCAAGAGGATAATCATATTGAATTTGATCTACTAGCGATAAATTGCCATTTACCTCTTTATATAGATAAACGTCTTTGTGATTGATTTTTAAACCTCCATCAACAGGTAAAATACCATCTTCAAAATTTGCACCACCACCGAAGATAAGGTATGAACCTAAAACACCTTTAACAAGACCGGCTGTACCTAAGTTTTTATCATAACCTTTTTGAGGTGCGACAGTTGCTATATTTTTCCACGTTAATTTTGTACTCATAAAGTACCCCCTTTTATAAAATTAAATTTATTAAATTATAACGCTTTCATTTATATATTTTATAAAAGACTACCCATAAAGGTGAGTAGCCTTTTTATTATTATTTAAAATCAGCTTCTTTATCAACTAAAACATAAACACTTGGGTGATTTTTAAGAATTGTACAAGGAATATTTTCAGTTATTTCTTCTCCTTCTACTAAACTTCTAATAGCTTCGCGTTTTTCTTTACCAAAAGCTAATAAAATAATATGTTTAGCACGCATAATATCATTTATTCCCATTGTCATAGCTTGTTTTGGAACAAGATTTATATCTCCATCGAAAAATCTAGAGTTAGCTTTTATTGTTTCTTCTTTTAAATCTACAACATGAACTCCCGCATCAAACGGTGTTCCTGGCTCGTTAAAGCCAATATGACCATTTCCACCAATACCAAGAATTTGAACGTCAATTTGAGCATTATTAAGTTCTTCTTGGTATGTTTTAACAGCTAGTTTTAAATCAGCAGCAGAGGCATCTGGAACATGAGTATTTTCTTTGTTAATATCAATATGATCGAATAGGTTTGTATCCATAAATTTGTGATAACTTTCTGGATGATCATAGCTAATACCAACATATTCGTCAAGATTATAAGATTTGATATTTTTATAGCTGAAGTTACCTGCTTTGTAATCAGCAATCATTTCTGCGTAAAGATCAGTAGGAGTAGAACCTGTTGCTAAACCTAATGTAGAGTTTTCATCAATTAAACTTTTTAAAATTTTATAACTTTCAACTGAAGCTTCTTTTTTAGTATCAAAAATTAAATATTTCATATGTAGTTCTCCTTTATTTATACATTTTATTTTTTATAAACCTCTTTACCACGTGCAAATGTGTATAATACTTCATAGTCACGACTAATAACAACAAGGTCAGCATCGTAACCTACTTTAATACGACCTTTGCGGTCAGCAAACCCTAACATTTCTGCTGGATTTTTTGTACAAGAGTTAATAGCAGCATCGACAGGAACTAGAGCATCTTCGATTAAGACACGTAAACCATCGATAACACGTAGTGTAGAACCAGCTAAACGACCATCGTCACGATGAGCACTACCATCTTCGTAGATTTCCATATTTTCCCCACCAAAGATGTAAGAACCACGACCACAACCTTTTGCACAAAGTGAATCGGTAATCATAATTGCATGGTCGCGCCCTTTTGCTGTGAAATAAGTATTTAAAGCATCGGTAGTAGAGTGAATACCATCACAGATAACTTCACCATAAGCATCACGCGCGCGAAGAGCAAAACCTACTTGACCACCATCACGATGATGGAAACCAACCATACCATTATAAACATGAGTTTGGGATGTTGCACCATTAGCAAAAGCTAAATAACTTTCTTTGTAGTTACATGCAGAATGACCAAGACTTACACGAATACCTTGACTTACCAAGTATTTAGTAAGTTCGTAGTCAGCATCTTTTTCACAAGCGATAGTAATAAGTTTAATAAGATTATTACTAGCTTTTTGAAATTTTTTAAATTGTTCAACGCTTGGTGTTTGGATACAACTCAAAGGTTGAGCACCACGTTTTTCTTCATCTAAATAAGGTCCTTCAAAGTGAATACCAAGAATTTCTGCTCCTTCGTAATCTTCATCATAAACTTTTGCAACATTAGCAACAGCTTTTAGTAAAACTTCTTCTGTTTGAGTAATAGTTGTTGGTAAAAATGAAGTTACACCTTCAGAAACAACATTTTTAGTCCAATTACGAAGTCCTTCTTCATCAACATCGTTAGTATCATAACCATAAGCACCATGAGTATGAACATCGATAAAACCAGGAAGGATGCGTTCATCACCAAAATCGTAATCAACTTTATCGAAATGATTGTAATCATAAATGGCAACAATTTTATTATCTTCGACTTCAATAGTAAGAGGAAGAAATTGGCTACTAGACCAAACTTTTTTACTTCTAATAAGCATAATATAACCTCTCTTATAATTTATTTCTAAAAACATATTCACGTAAAATTTAATGTGTTAAATATTATTCACCTTAATGGTAACATAAGAAAAGGCATTTTGTAAAGGGGAAAAGTAAAGTTTTTAAATAAAACTTAAAGATTTAATAAAAATATTTTTTGAATATATAATAAAATTAATTTAAAGTGTTAAATAAAGAAAAAAACAGAGTGGTAATAAGAAAATACAAAATTAAATAACTTAAAGAAAGCTTGAAAAAAAGCTTTAAATATAGTAAGATAGTAAGGTGTATAACGTTTTTTATCGAGTAACAAAATAAAGAGATAAGAGATGTTTATAATGGAAAAATAAAAAAGTAATAAAAGAAAAGAAAGAGAGAAAAGACAATGGGTCGTAAATGGAATAATATTAAAGAAAAAAAAGCGGCAAAAGACGCTAACACTAGTAAAATTTATGCAAAATTTGGACGTGAAATTTATCAAGCGGCAAAAAGTGGAGAACCAGATCCAGAAAGTAATAGAAATCTAAAAGTAGTTTTAGAACGTGCGAAAACATATCGTGTTCCTAAAAACATAATAGACCGTGCTATTGAAAAAGCAAAAGGTGGAAGTGAAGAAAATTATGACGAATTACGTTATGAAGGATTTGGAGTAAGTGGAACAATGGTAATCATCGATACACTTACTAATAATGTTAACCGTACAGCAGCAGAAGTACGTACGGCTCTTGGTAAAAATGGAGGAAACTTGGGAGTTACAGGTTCTGTTAACTATATGTTTGATAATACTGCTGTAATTGGTGTAGAAGGAAAGAGTGCAGATGAACTGTTAGAAATTCTTATGGAAGCAGATATTGATGCGAGAGATGTTGTCGAAGAAGACGAACTTGCGCTTGTATATGGAGATCCAGAACACTTCCACGAAATTCAAGAAGCATTAAAAGCAGCTGGTATTGAAGAATTTGAAGTTGCAGAAATTTCTATGATTCCACAAAATGAAGTAACATTAAGTGAAGAAGATAAAGTAAAATTTGAAAGAATGTTAGAAATGCTTGATGACTGTGAAGATGTTCAACAAGTATATCATAACGTAAACTTAGATTAAGGAAAAAAATATGGTAAAAAAAATAAAGAAGAGTAGATCATATAGCTACAACGATAGAACAATAAAACCAAATGTAAAAGGAAAAGGAATTCCAACGCCAGAAGATAATGAAGAAATTTTGGATTTTGAAGGAAAAGATGCTTCTTATGTAAAAAGAATACTTGCTTATGCGATAGATTTAGCGATTTATATCCCAATAGCACTTGTTTTTCAACGCATGACAATAATTTTACGTTCTGCGGGAGGATCAGAAAACGAGCGTAATGCATTATATATGACTATTTCTATGATTATTTTTGCAGTTTTATTATTTGGTTATTTGCCGAATAAATGGAAAGGGCAAACTATTGGTAAAAAATTATTGAAGATAAGATTAGTACCAACAGATAGAAAGAGAATTGATATTTCTAAATATTTAGTAAGAGAATTTTTAGTAAAAGTAACATTATGTTGGATAGTAACACCGATAGTAGCAGCTTATGGGTTATATAAAATATATGTAGCTAAAGAAAATAATCCAATATTAATTCACGATAAATTGGCAAATACAAGAGTGGTAGAAATACAGGAAGTAAAATAAAAAAGATAAAACATAGTTCTTTTATAGATATATATCCCTTATACTAGTCAAAGGGGCACATATCATTTTATAAGAACTATGTTTTTTTGAAAAAATAAATGGATAATTATTAATAAAATAGCAATATTAGTTTTATATTTTAAGTAAAAATGATAAAATAAAATAGATAATTAATAAAAATAATACAGGTGAAAAAATGTTAAAAATAGATAGACATAGTTATATATTAGAAGAATTAAAGAAGAAGCATTTGGTAAGGGTGAGTAAATTAGCTAAAGATATGAAAGTAACAGAGATGACAATTCGTAGAGATCTTCAAGAATTAGAAGATTATGGGCATCTAACTCGTATTCATGGGGGAGCAAAATTAAAACCGAAAAACTTTTACCAAGAAGATAATTACAATAAAAAAATCTCGGTTAATGTAGAAGAAAAAAAACAAATAGCACGTAAGGTTGCGGACTTGGTAAAAGATAACGAAACAATATTTATAGGAGCAGGGAGCACAACAAGTTATTTAGCAGAATATCTTCAAGATCGTAATATAAACATTGTGACAAACTCAATGATAGTATTTGAACAGTTT comes from the Gemella morbillorum genome and includes:
- a CDS encoding DeoR/GlpR family DNA-binding transcription regulator — encoded protein: MLKIDRHSYILEELKKKHLVRVSKLAKDMKVTEMTIRRDLQELEDYGHLTRIHGGAKLKPKNFYQEDNYNKKISVNVEEKKQIARKVADLVKDNETIFIGAGSTTSYLAEYLQDRNINIVTNSMIVFEQFKDNPSCDLIFIGGRYRPKTKGFVGYFTQDTLSKISVNKAFVGVNGLDLEKVTISDEEEGRCNDTILNNATERYVLADHSKFSTHAFYTFYQLKDLTAIISDDVLDDNIKEQYKKEVEIL
- the nagB gene encoding glucosamine-6-phosphate deaminase; the protein is MKYLIFDTKKEASVESYKILKSLIDENSTLGLATGSTPTDLYAEMIADYKAGNFSYKNIKSYNLDEYVGISYDHPESYHKFMDTNLFDHIDINKENTHVPDASAADLKLAVKTYQEELNNAQIDVQILGIGGNGHIGFNEPGTPFDAGVHVVDLKEETIKANSRFFDGDINLVPKQAMTMGINDIMRAKHIILLAFGKEKREAIRSLVEGEEITENIPCTILKNHPSVYVLVDKEADFK
- a CDS encoding RDD family protein, which gives rise to MVKKIKKSRSYSYNDRTIKPNVKGKGIPTPEDNEEILDFEGKDASYVKRILAYAIDLAIYIPIALVFQRMTIILRSAGGSENERNALYMTISMIIFAVLLFGYLPNKWKGQTIGKKLLKIRLVPTDRKRIDISKYLVREFLVKVTLCWIVTPIVAAYGLYKIYVAKENNPILIHDKLANTRVVEIQEVK
- a CDS encoding cyclically-permuted mutarotase family protein, producing MSTKLTWKNIATVAPQKGYDKNLGTAGLVKGVLGSYLIFGGGANFEDGILPVDGGLKINHKDVYLYKEVNGNLSLVDQIQYDYPLAYGPSAVADNKLYYIATKEENLSEILVFTVVDDKLVVNVFGTLPFTVENTIAEVDNNVLYFGIGSINGKNTNELYSYNLCTKDFDVIGEFPGKLRSQTISCIYNNELYIYGGGADITFNDGYKFNLTNKTWEKLADVIIDNEEISLLGADWAPLNENEMLVIGGFDKDVWKEAVFNLSTLIGKEKDKYRNDYFRRPVKDFNWNKKELVYNLKENTWYKLDEIPFEAPCGHALLATKDYIYSIMGEIKPAERLPFIHQTKK
- the nagA gene encoding N-acetylglucosamine-6-phosphate deacetylase, which codes for MLIRSKKVWSSSQFLPLTIEVEDNKIVAIYDYNHFDKVDYDFGDERILPGFIDVHTHGAYGYDTNDVDEEGLRNWTKNVVSEGVTSFLPTTITQTEEVLLKAVANVAKVYDEDYEGAEILGIHFEGPYLDEEKRGAQPLSCIQTPSVEQFKKFQKASNNLIKLITIACEKDADYELTKYLVSQGIRVSLGHSACNYKESYLAFANGATSQTHVYNGMVGFHHRDGGQVGFALRARDAYGEVICDGIHSTTDALNTYFTAKGRDHAIMITDSLCAKGCGRGSYIFGGENMEIYEDGSAHRDDGRLAGSTLRVIDGLRVLIEDALVPVDAAINSCTKNPAEMLGFADRKGRIKVGYDADLVVISRDYEVLYTFARGKEVYKK
- a CDS encoding YebC/PmpR family DNA-binding transcriptional regulator, whose protein sequence is MGRKWNNIKEKKAAKDANTSKIYAKFGREIYQAAKSGEPDPESNRNLKVVLERAKTYRVPKNIIDRAIEKAKGGSEENYDELRYEGFGVSGTMVIIDTLTNNVNRTAAEVRTALGKNGGNLGVTGSVNYMFDNTAVIGVEGKSADELLEILMEADIDARDVVEEDELALVYGDPEHFHEIQEALKAAGIEEFEVAEISMIPQNEVTLSEEDKVKFERMLEMLDDCEDVQQVYHNVNLD